Proteins encoded within one genomic window of Arachis ipaensis cultivar K30076 chromosome B08, Araip1.1, whole genome shotgun sequence:
- the LOC107611373 gene encoding uncharacterized protein LOC107611373 has product MEIRVFSELVNKSRVAEDCLRKATSDKSDQRIFVKRDQGRNFAPRGQYFKRGGYTPQPHLGQNNFQRFSNNNSQGRGKGKQAQTPPNDLTCRRCGKYHPNTPCRAGLGVCYYCGEAGHLSWNCPEKKKNQEAGKAQHQGRVFTMIADGAGTADTPIRGNHALIIEIFDCLA; this is encoded by the coding sequence ATGGAGATTAGAGTGTTTTCAGAACTGGTAAACAAAAGTAGAGTTGCTGAGGATTGTCTGAGAAAGGCGACATCAGATAAGAGTGATCAGCGAATTTTTGTTAAGAGAGATCAGGGAAGGAACTTCGCCCCTAGAGGACAATATTTTAAGCGAGGCGGTTACACCCCACAACCACATTTGGGTCAGAATAACTTCCAGAGATTCAGTAATAATAACAGCCAGGGAAGAGGCAAAGGAAAGCAAGCTCAGACCCCACCGAATGATTTAACTTGTAGGAGGTGTGGAAAGTACCACCCGAATACTCCGTGCAGGGCTGGTTTAGGTGTATGCTATTACTGTGGTGAAGCTGGGCATTTGTCTTGGAATTGtccagaaaagaagaagaatcaagAAGCTGGAAAGGCACAACATCAGGGACGCGTGTTCACTATGATAGCGGATGGTGCTGGAACCGCAGATACTCCAATTAGAGGTAATCACGCACTGATAATCGAAATTTTCGACTGCCTTGCATAG